A section of the Agromyces aurantiacus genome encodes:
- the secF gene encoding protein translocase subunit SecF — protein MANRLTQFGNDLYTGKRSFNFVGGRKKWYAIAGVLIILAIAIPIARGVNFSIEFRGGSQFQIAGVENATTQPASDAVASVVPGAVSHVTIVGGDGVRVQTEQLEQSESRAITTALAEAYDVPESEVTSSFIGPSWGADVTRQAVIGLVAFVLLAGIIMALYFRTWKMSLAAILALMGDLIATVGIYAAVGFEISPAATIGVLTILSYSLYDTVVVFDKIRENTAEDGKESRRTFAESVNLAVNQTLVRSINTSVVAALPVAAILFIGAGVLGADTLRDISLALLIGIIVGTWSTVFIAAPLYSQLREGEPDIKRHDQKVLKERARAGGAAGSDVEAVPVA, from the coding sequence ATGGCCAACCGGCTGACCCAGTTCGGCAACGACCTCTACACGGGCAAGCGCTCGTTCAACTTCGTCGGCGGACGCAAGAAGTGGTACGCCATCGCCGGCGTGCTCATCATCCTCGCCATCGCGATCCCGATCGCACGCGGCGTGAACTTCAGCATCGAGTTCCGCGGCGGGTCTCAGTTCCAGATCGCGGGCGTCGAGAACGCGACCACCCAGCCGGCCAGCGACGCGGTCGCCTCGGTCGTGCCGGGCGCGGTCTCGCACGTCACGATCGTGGGCGGCGACGGCGTCCGGGTGCAGACCGAGCAGCTCGAGCAGTCCGAGTCGCGGGCCATCACGACGGCCCTCGCGGAGGCGTACGACGTGCCCGAGTCCGAGGTCACGTCCTCGTTCATCGGACCGAGCTGGGGCGCTGACGTCACCAGGCAGGCCGTCATCGGCCTCGTCGCCTTCGTGCTGCTCGCGGGCATCATCATGGCGCTCTACTTCCGCACGTGGAAGATGTCGCTCGCGGCCATCCTCGCGCTCATGGGCGATCTCATCGCGACCGTCGGCATCTACGCCGCCGTGGGCTTCGAGATCAGCCCCGCAGCGACCATCGGCGTCCTGACGATCCTCAGCTACTCGCTGTACGACACCGTCGTGGTCTTCGACAAGATCCGCGAGAACACCGCCGAGGACGGCAAGGAGTCGCGGCGCACCTTCGCGGAGTCCGTGAACCTCGCGGTGAACCAGACCCTCGTGCGATCGATCAACACGAGCGTGGTGGCCGCGCTGCCCGTCGCCGCGATCCTGTTCATCGGTGCGGGCGTGCTCGGCGCCGACACGCTGCGCGACATCTCGCTCGCGCTGCTCATCGGCATCATCGTCGGCACCTGGTCGACGGTGTTCATCGCCGCGCCGCTCTACTCGCAGCTGCGCGAGGGCGAGCCCGACATCAAGCGCCACGACCAGAAGGTGCTGAAGGAGCGTGCACGCGCCGGTGGCGCCGCAGGCTCCGACGTCGAGGCCGTTCCGGTCGCCTGA
- the secD gene encoding protein translocase subunit SecD, which produces MAAPTKRSSRPTPVRKAVRSLTWLGVIIVALFGINAAGVIWGGGSWTPKLALDLEGGTQIILAPQLADNESVSQEQLDQAVSIIRQRVDASGVAEAEINTEGSNVVVRIPGELDEQTRDRIESSAKLELRPVLLADAATNQSIDPSASPEPTDGAQEELQATPSIEPTDASDPNWVTPALQDQFDNFDCASLDAGQTNVAPSDQPLVTCDTNRQIKYLLGPVEVSGEDIVDATNGQVQTQSGASTGQWAVNIVFNERGTEEFAKVSQRLFALNGQTPRDQFAFVLDGAVLSAPQMNGVITDGRPQVTGSFTQESSKALADQLKFGALPISFEVQSSDTISATLGTSQLQSGLIAGLIGLILVVIYTLFQYRALGSVTIASLVIAALITYLMITILSWREGYRLSLAGIAGLIVAIGFTADSFIVYFERVRDELRDGRPLVGAVEAGWKRAFRTILASKGVNLLAAIVLFILAVGSVKGFAYTLGLTTIIDVIVVILFTHPMLQLLAQTRFFSSGHPWSGLDPQALGAVYRGRAEFRKPVAVPAKKAASSSREAQKRQTIAERKAAQVDATVGAGEGKES; this is translated from the coding sequence GTGGCTGCACCAACCAAGCGGTCCTCGCGACCCACGCCCGTCCGCAAGGCCGTGCGTTCGCTCACCTGGCTCGGCGTCATCATCGTCGCGCTGTTCGGCATCAACGCCGCCGGCGTGATCTGGGGCGGCGGCTCCTGGACGCCGAAGCTCGCGCTCGACCTCGAGGGCGGCACGCAGATCATCCTCGCGCCGCAGCTCGCCGACAACGAGAGCGTGTCGCAGGAGCAGCTCGACCAGGCCGTGTCGATCATCCGCCAGCGCGTCGACGCCTCGGGCGTCGCCGAGGCCGAGATCAACACCGAGGGTTCCAACGTCGTCGTCCGCATCCCGGGCGAGCTGGACGAGCAGACCCGCGACCGCATCGAGTCGTCGGCCAAGCTCGAGCTCCGCCCGGTGCTCCTCGCCGACGCGGCGACCAACCAGTCGATCGACCCGAGCGCGAGCCCCGAGCCGACCGACGGGGCCCAGGAGGAGCTCCAGGCCACGCCCTCGATCGAACCGACCGACGCGAGCGACCCCAACTGGGTGACCCCCGCCCTGCAGGACCAGTTCGACAACTTCGACTGCGCGAGCCTCGACGCGGGCCAGACGAACGTCGCCCCCTCCGACCAGCCGCTCGTGACCTGCGACACGAATCGCCAGATCAAGTACCTGCTCGGCCCGGTCGAGGTGAGCGGCGAGGACATCGTCGACGCCACGAACGGCCAGGTCCAGACGCAGTCCGGCGCATCGACCGGCCAGTGGGCCGTCAACATCGTGTTCAACGAGCGCGGCACCGAGGAGTTCGCGAAGGTCAGCCAGCGCCTCTTCGCGTTGAACGGCCAGACGCCCCGCGACCAATTCGCGTTCGTGCTCGACGGTGCGGTGCTCTCGGCACCGCAGATGAACGGCGTGATCACCGACGGGCGCCCGCAGGTGACCGGAAGCTTCACGCAGGAGAGCTCGAAGGCCCTCGCCGACCAGCTCAAGTTCGGCGCGCTCCCGATCAGCTTCGAAGTGCAGTCCTCCGACACGATCTCGGCCACGCTCGGAACCTCGCAGCTGCAGTCCGGCCTGATCGCCGGCCTCATCGGCCTCATCCTGGTCGTCATCTACACGCTGTTCCAGTACCGGGCGCTCGGCAGCGTCACGATCGCCTCGCTCGTGATCGCCGCGCTCATCACCTACCTGATGATCACGATCCTGTCGTGGCGCGAGGGCTACCGCCTCTCGCTCGCGGGCATCGCGGGCCTCATCGTCGCGATCGGCTTCACGGCCGACTCGTTCATCGTCTACTTCGAGCGCGTCCGCGACGAACTGCGCGACGGCCGTCCGCTCGTCGGCGCCGTCGAGGCCGGATGGAAGCGCGCCTTCCGGACGATCCTCGCCTCGAAGGGCGTCAACCTGCTCGCGGCGATCGTGCTGTTCATCCTCGCGGTCGGCAGCGTCAAGGGCTTCGCCTACACGCTCGGCCTCACGACGATCATCGACGTCATCGTCGTGATCCTGTTCACGCATCCGATGCTGCAGCTGCTCGCGCAGACGCGGTTCTTCTCGAGCGGGCACCCCTGGTCGGGCCTCGACCCGCAGGCACTGGGTGCGGTCTACCGCGGTCGCGCCGAGTTCCGCAAGCCCGTCGCCGTCCCGGCGAAGAAGGCCGCATCGAGCTCGCGCGAGGCGCAGAAGCGCCAGACCATCGCGGAGCGCAAGGCAGCGCAGGTCGACGCCACCGTCGGCGCCGGCGAAGGCAAGGAGTCCTGA
- the yajC gene encoding preprotein translocase subunit YajC: MVFDPFTIIMLAVLAVLIFFMFRNSRKRQADMRDLQSKIVPGAKVMTNFGLFGTILAIDEEENRVELKAGPGTVLTVHRQTIARVVDAADETAASTAVVEGEPEFGERVDEAPGDETPDVKKSDD, from the coding sequence ATGGTCTTCGACCCGTTCACCATCATCATGCTCGCCGTCCTGGCGGTGCTGATCTTCTTCATGTTCCGCAACTCGCGCAAGCGCCAGGCGGACATGCGCGACCTGCAGTCGAAGATCGTCCCGGGCGCGAAGGTCATGACCAACTTCGGGCTGTTCGGCACCATCCTCGCGATCGACGAGGAGGAGAACCGGGTCGAGCTCAAGGCGGGCCCGGGCACGGTGCTGACCGTCCACCGCCAGACCATCGCGCGCGTCGTCGACGCGGCCGACGAGACCGCGGCGTCGACCGCCGTGGTCGAGGGCGAGCCCGAGTTCGGCGAGCGCGTCGACGAGGCGCCCGGCGACGAGACGCCCGACGTCAAGAAGTCGGACGACTAG
- the ruvB gene encoding Holliday junction branch migration DNA helicase RuvB → MSDADLDLTDPVLASEAELAFEGALRPRSLEEFVGQTRVRGQLQLLLSAAALQQRTPDHILLAGPPGLGKTTLAMIVAHEGGRPLRMSSGPAIQHAGDLAAILSSLVPGEVLFIDEIHRMARSAEEMLYLAMEDFRIDIMVGKGAGATSVPLDLAPFTLVGATTRAGLLPNPLRDRFGFTAHLEFYDESELEQVLSRAAAMLGLAIDREAVAEIAGRCRGTPRIANRLLRRVRDYALVHASGSGRADVESVRAALELYDVDPLGLDRLDRAVMLTILTRFGGGPVGLNTLAVSVGEEAETIEAVVEPFLVRIGLITRTPRGRVATPAAWRHFGLVREGGESPATLPIDDL, encoded by the coding sequence ATGAGCGACGCCGATCTCGACCTCACCGACCCCGTGCTCGCCTCCGAGGCCGAGCTCGCCTTCGAGGGCGCACTGCGACCCCGCAGCCTCGAGGAGTTCGTCGGGCAGACGCGCGTCCGCGGCCAGCTCCAGCTGCTGCTGTCGGCGGCAGCGCTGCAGCAGCGCACGCCCGACCACATCCTGCTCGCCGGCCCGCCCGGCCTCGGCAAGACCACGCTCGCGATGATCGTCGCGCACGAGGGCGGCCGGCCGCTGCGCATGTCGAGCGGGCCGGCCATCCAGCATGCAGGCGACCTCGCCGCGATCCTGTCGTCGCTCGTGCCAGGCGAGGTGCTCTTCATCGACGAGATCCACCGCATGGCCCGCTCCGCGGAGGAGATGCTCTACCTCGCCATGGAGGATTTCCGCATCGACATCATGGTGGGCAAGGGGGCCGGTGCGACCTCGGTCCCGCTCGACCTCGCACCGTTCACGCTCGTGGGCGCCACCACGCGCGCGGGGCTCCTGCCCAATCCGCTCCGCGACCGCTTCGGCTTCACCGCGCACCTGGAGTTCTACGACGAGTCCGAGCTCGAGCAGGTGCTCTCGCGGGCCGCCGCGATGCTCGGCCTCGCGATCGACCGCGAGGCCGTCGCCGAGATCGCCGGGCGCTGCCGGGGCACGCCGCGCATCGCGAACCGACTGCTGCGCCGCGTGCGCGACTACGCCCTCGTGCACGCCTCGGGCTCGGGTCGCGCCGACGTCGAGTCGGTGCGCGCGGCGCTCGAGCTCTACGACGTCGATCCGCTCGGGCTGGATCGGCTCGACCGGGCGGTCATGCTGACCATCCTCACCCGATTCGGCGGCGGACCGGTGGGGCTGAACACGCTGGCCGTCTCGGTCGGCGAGGAGGCCGAGACGATCGAGGCGGTCGTCGAGCCGTTCCTGGTGCGCATCGGGCTCATCACGCGGACGCCGCGCGGCCGTGTGGCGACCCCCGCCGCATGGCGCCACTTCGGGCTCGTCCGCGAGGGTGGGGAGAGCCCGGCGACGCTTCCGATCGATGACCTATAA
- the ruvA gene encoding Holliday junction branch migration protein RuvA — MISSLRGRVSVASGGSLVVEVGGVGYLVNATPALVLASREGQEVFVHTSLIVREDSLTLFGFATRDELDVFELLIGVTGVGPKSALGVLSAMSPADVARAIDADDDAAFRRVSGIGPKTAKLITVSLAGKLVAPPPASSGAPVAAGGVADDVLAALTGLGWSEKLAGEALSETLESVDPAAATSVPTLLRLTLARLGPAQQPTRAR, encoded by the coding sequence GTGATCTCCTCCCTCCGTGGCCGGGTGTCCGTGGCATCCGGCGGCTCGCTGGTCGTCGAGGTCGGCGGCGTGGGCTACCTGGTCAACGCGACCCCGGCCCTGGTGCTCGCGAGCCGAGAGGGCCAGGAGGTCTTCGTGCACACCTCGCTCATCGTCCGCGAGGACTCGCTGACGCTGTTCGGCTTCGCCACGCGCGACGAGCTCGACGTGTTCGAACTGCTCATCGGCGTCACCGGGGTGGGCCCGAAATCGGCGCTCGGCGTGCTCTCCGCGATGTCGCCCGCCGACGTCGCGCGCGCGATCGACGCCGACGACGATGCGGCGTTCCGGCGGGTGAGCGGCATCGGTCCCAAGACCGCGAAGCTGATCACCGTCTCGCTCGCCGGCAAGCTCGTGGCGCCGCCCCCCGCCTCCTCCGGGGCGCCGGTCGCCGCCGGGGGCGTCGCCGACGACGTGCTCGCCGCGCTCACGGGCCTCGGGTGGTCCGAGAAGCTCGCGGGCGAGGCGCTCAGCGAGACGCTCGAGTCGGTCGACCCCGCCGCCGCGACCTCGGTGCCCACCCTGCTGCGCCTCACGCTCGCGCGACTCGGTCCCGCCCAGCAGCCCACGAGGGCGCGATGA
- the ruvC gene encoding crossover junction endodeoxyribonuclease RuvC produces MRVLGIDPGLTRCGVGVVDVAPDRTATLVDVVVLRSPAELATPGRLARIADGLEAIVEEHRPNAVALERVFARSDVSTIMGTAQISGVAMLIAERRALPVALHTPSEVKAAITGYGRADKKQVGAMVARILGLEAVPKPADAADALALAICHAWRTGGVAGAAIADAAASPRERAAAASLTPAQRAWLAAERAATVSGAARRVKE; encoded by the coding sequence GTGCGGGTGCTCGGCATCGACCCCGGGCTGACCCGCTGCGGCGTGGGCGTCGTCGACGTCGCGCCCGACCGGACCGCGACCCTCGTCGACGTGGTCGTGCTGCGCTCGCCCGCGGAGCTCGCGACGCCGGGTCGGCTCGCGCGCATCGCCGACGGCCTCGAGGCGATCGTGGAGGAGCACCGGCCGAACGCGGTCGCGCTCGAGCGCGTCTTCGCGCGCAGCGACGTGTCGACGATCATGGGCACGGCGCAGATCTCGGGCGTCGCGATGCTCATCGCCGAGCGCCGCGCGCTGCCGGTCGCCCTGCACACGCCGAGCGAGGTCAAGGCGGCGATCACCGGCTACGGCCGTGCCGACAAGAAGCAGGTGGGCGCCATGGTCGCCCGCATCCTCGGGCTCGAGGCCGTCCCGAAGCCGGCGGATGCCGCGGACGCCCTCGCCCTCGCGATCTGCCACGCGTGGCGCACCGGCGGGGTCGCGGGCGCGGCGATCGCCGACGCCGCCGCGAGCCCGCGCGAGCGTGCGGCCGCCGCGTCGCTCACCCCGGCGCAGCGCGCGTGGCTCGCCGCGGAGCGTGCCGCAACGGTGTCGGGGGCTGCCCGTAGGGTGAAGGAGTGA
- a CDS encoding YebC/PmpR family DNA-binding transcriptional regulator, with protein sequence MSGHSKWATTKHKKAVIDARRAKSFAKLIKNIEVAAKLGGADLGGNPTLYDAVQKAKKTSVPNDNIDRAIKRGAGIGGEAVEYQNITYEAYGPNGVALMIEVLTDNKNRAAAEVRTGLSRNGGTLADPGSVAYNFTRKGVIVVSGEGTTEDDVMMAALEAGAEEIEPHAQGFEVVTDPSDMVEVRKALQEAGFDYESADIEFVPNLKVEIDAETAKKVFRLIDALEDSDDVQNVYSNFDLTPEVQAELENESE encoded by the coding sequence ATGTCCGGGCATTCCAAGTGGGCGACGACCAAGCACAAGAAGGCCGTCATCGACGCGCGCCGCGCGAAGTCGTTCGCCAAGCTCATCAAGAACATCGAGGTCGCGGCCAAGCTCGGGGGCGCCGACCTGGGCGGCAACCCGACCCTGTACGACGCCGTGCAGAAGGCCAAGAAGACCTCGGTCCCGAACGACAACATCGACCGCGCGATCAAGCGCGGTGCCGGCATCGGCGGCGAGGCGGTCGAGTACCAGAACATCACGTACGAGGCGTACGGCCCCAACGGCGTCGCCCTCATGATCGAGGTGCTGACCGACAACAAGAACCGCGCCGCCGCAGAGGTCCGCACCGGGCTCAGCCGGAACGGCGGCACGCTCGCCGACCCCGGCTCGGTCGCCTACAACTTCACTCGCAAGGGCGTCATCGTCGTGAGCGGCGAGGGCACGACCGAGGACGACGTCATGATGGCCGCCCTCGAGGCCGGCGCGGAGGAGATCGAGCCGCACGCGCAGGGCTTCGAGGTCGTCACCGACCCCTCCGACATGGTCGAGGTGCGCAAGGCGCTGCAGGAGGCCGGCTTCGACTACGAGTCGGCCGACATCGAGTTCGTGCCGAACCTCAAGGTCGAGATCGACGCCGAGACCGCGAAGAAGGTCTTCCGCCTGATCGACGCGCTCGAGGACAGCGACGACGTGCAGAACGTCTACAGCAACTTCGACCTCACGCCCGAGGTGCAGGCCGAGCTCGAGAACGAGTCGGAGTAG
- a CDS encoding DUF1697 domain-containing protein has translation MTEWIALLRGVNVGGVTIRSAELREVFEGLGFSAVRTVLASGNVAFETGTSAAARLKREIERALSERFGYEAWIVLLTAERLRAVVEAFPFDAHDGGRQPYVVFASEPAAIDALLKAIGEPDPRVDPIERGDGVAYWNPVKGTTVDTPFAKVLAKPVFKTTTTNRNLRTLEKLLA, from the coding sequence ATGACCGAGTGGATCGCCCTGCTGCGCGGGGTCAACGTGGGCGGCGTCACGATCAGGTCCGCCGAGCTGCGCGAGGTGTTCGAGGGGCTCGGGTTCTCGGCCGTGCGCACGGTGCTCGCGAGCGGCAACGTCGCCTTCGAGACCGGCACGAGCGCCGCCGCGCGGCTGAAGCGCGAGATCGAGCGCGCCCTCTCCGAGCGATTCGGGTACGAGGCGTGGATCGTGCTGCTGACCGCCGAGCGGCTGCGTGCCGTGGTCGAGGCCTTCCCCTTCGACGCCCACGACGGCGGACGTCAGCCCTACGTCGTCTTCGCCTCAGAACCCGCCGCGATCGATGCCCTGCTCAAGGCCATCGGCGAGCCCGACCCGCGGGTCGACCCGATCGAGCGCGGCGACGGCGTCGCCTACTGGAACCCCGTCAAGGGCACCACGGTCGACACGCCGTTCGCCAAGGTGCTCGCCAAGCCCGTCTTCAAGACCACCACCACGAACCGGAACCTCCGCACGCTCGAGAAGCTCCTCGCCTGA
- the pdxT gene encoding pyridoxal 5'-phosphate synthase glutaminase subunit PdxT yields the protein MVTLRDESMGPADAAGPTVGVLALQGDFREHARVLAELGARVVLVRRPEDVEGIDGLVIPGGESTVMDKLSRAFGVAEPLKRRIAEGLPVYGTCAGLIMIADTLLDTIAGQQNLGGLDVVVRRNAFGSQNQSFETDLDVPALGDEPVHAVFIRGPVVESVGEKATPLASLPDGRVVAVEQGNLVGTSFHPEIQGDRRFHEYFLGKVRAAAAGAASASPSSAA from the coding sequence ATGGTGACTCTCCGCGACGAGTCGATGGGGCCTGCGGATGCCGCGGGCCCCACGGTCGGCGTGCTCGCCCTGCAGGGCGACTTCCGCGAGCACGCGCGCGTGCTGGCGGAGCTCGGCGCGCGCGTCGTGCTCGTCCGGCGCCCCGAGGACGTCGAGGGCATCGACGGCCTCGTGATCCCCGGCGGCGAGTCCACGGTGATGGACAAGCTGTCGCGCGCGTTCGGCGTCGCCGAGCCGCTGAAGCGACGCATCGCCGAGGGCCTTCCGGTGTACGGCACGTGCGCCGGCCTCATCATGATCGCCGACACGCTGCTCGACACGATCGCCGGACAGCAGAACCTCGGCGGGCTCGACGTGGTCGTGCGCCGCAACGCGTTCGGCTCGCAGAACCAGTCGTTCGAGACCGACCTCGACGTGCCCGCGCTCGGCGACGAGCCCGTGCACGCGGTCTTCATCCGCGGACCGGTCGTCGAGTCGGTGGGGGAGAAGGCGACTCCGCTCGCCTCCCTCCCGGACGGGCGCGTGGTCGCGGTCGAGCAGGGCAACCTCGTCGGCACGAGCTTCCACCCCGAGATCCAGGGCGACCGGCGCTTCCACGAGTACTTCCTCGGGAAGGTGCGGGCGGCCGCTGCCGGCGCCGCGTCGGCATCGCCCTCCTCGGCCGCGTAG